In one window of Posidoniimonas corsicana DNA:
- a CDS encoding outer membrane protein assembly factor BamB family protein translates to MDTERLLKELAKRDVVSRSVLKKLEQKLADKSDVPSPRAVAKFLVDKGHLTAAQAKRALKAILTPEESAILESQRLDDDDDSAAAASGGLPDLPSLSGVGMSAYGDDGGGLTGGGLTETITDGDSGDKKSKSKKKKGKKKAKGQNEWDSPLILIGTGGLVLMLLIGGAILYLLGYESAEERFKNAQEAYDQGSYPQAIADFEEYLEKHPNGEDAPLARVRLGTARIRLVTDVKRDFEDALQVAKEETDIIEDQEAYKEAQAELAALLPEIAEQLSQEADQATTIDQMQKYVGLTEQALVLCQNAKLIPGNLRDKGQLNAVREVLDRIRLRQTALESLESTLGAMSQATADGDPKQAYAAHTAFIKQYPQLAQDERVVEAVAAAAEAEESLVKLVQEPQAGLDAEAESPVIAELAVATPRVEAAAPATGVAVLRLAGGLYGVSAADGALLWRRYVGAAPNLGAPLRIGDDVVAVDSRRQELVRLRAADGELVWRTPLGDDLSQPALVEGRLLTPGASGKLFVVDAESGDSAGYVQFAQPLRTPPAYDAENQAIYLAGDHSSLYSLSAKDLSCLGVFYLGHAKGSIATAPIALQGRVLVLENDGAETSTLHVLGVDERRSIDRRLQTQRISGLVTEPPITFARRVAVATDTGHVDVFEVSAEDDAQPIVLLASRQPTRMRRGPRYAGVHDGELWLAEVGLFRYSISPSGNRLPVRDVADPFRRDTFVSPLIIQDGALIHARKRPGRPGVSIGATDLRSGKSYWETDLAAPPAGAPVSRAGSNGLLHATAAGSVFRIDSAPARFAVATPAKSDATDAAPVFELASGQSDGSAVYWDATDGRAAHAGRNGSPSYALPGQVACEPAAIGAGWVVPLAMGQVHCLSGETGQPLAAPYQPILKPGERVHWQTPGVDGRRIVIADDRSITALELVDDGAARLEEIHRVEAAGPDAAQGRIAVAGGLAFVPRANGRVTALATDSLEEAGVVDPGAAVLWGPYAVDDQSVLVATAGDELLCIRATDPSQPAWRTTVTASDLVGAPAASDGAAILATRSGSLTRLSLADGASTGGLDVGQRLAAGPALFGGDVALATPDGALVIVPQP, encoded by the coding sequence ATGGACACAGAAAGACTACTCAAAGAGCTGGCCAAGCGTGACGTCGTCTCGCGGTCGGTGCTCAAGAAGCTCGAGCAGAAGCTCGCGGACAAGAGCGACGTGCCGTCGCCCCGCGCGGTGGCCAAGTTCCTGGTGGACAAGGGCCACCTCACCGCCGCCCAGGCCAAACGCGCCCTCAAGGCGATCCTCACGCCCGAGGAGAGCGCCATCCTCGAGAGCCAGCGGCTCGACGACGACGATGACAGCGCGGCGGCCGCTTCGGGCGGGCTGCCGGACCTCCCCAGCCTGAGCGGCGTCGGCATGTCCGCCTACGGCGATGACGGCGGCGGCCTGACGGGCGGGGGCCTGACCGAGACGATCACCGACGGGGACAGCGGCGACAAGAAGTCCAAGAGCAAGAAAAAGAAGGGGAAGAAGAAGGCCAAGGGCCAGAACGAGTGGGACTCGCCGCTGATCCTGATCGGGACCGGCGGCCTGGTGCTGATGCTGTTGATCGGCGGCGCCATCCTCTACCTGCTCGGCTACGAGTCTGCCGAAGAACGCTTCAAGAACGCCCAAGAGGCCTACGACCAGGGGTCCTACCCCCAGGCGATCGCCGACTTCGAGGAGTACCTCGAAAAACACCCCAACGGCGAGGACGCGCCGCTGGCGCGTGTGCGGCTGGGAACCGCGCGGATCCGCCTGGTGACCGACGTCAAACGCGACTTTGAGGACGCGCTGCAGGTCGCCAAGGAAGAGACCGACATCATCGAGGACCAGGAGGCCTACAAGGAGGCCCAGGCGGAACTGGCTGCGCTGCTGCCGGAGATCGCCGAGCAGCTCTCGCAGGAGGCCGATCAAGCGACCACCATCGACCAGATGCAGAAGTACGTCGGGCTGACCGAGCAGGCGCTGGTGCTCTGCCAGAACGCGAAGCTCATCCCGGGCAACCTGCGCGACAAGGGACAGCTCAACGCGGTGCGGGAGGTGCTCGATCGGATCAGGCTGCGGCAGACGGCCCTTGAGAGCCTCGAGTCCACGCTCGGGGCGATGAGCCAGGCCACCGCCGACGGCGACCCCAAGCAGGCGTACGCCGCCCACACCGCGTTCATCAAGCAGTACCCGCAGCTCGCACAGGACGAACGCGTCGTAGAAGCGGTGGCCGCCGCCGCCGAAGCCGAAGAGTCTTTGGTGAAGCTCGTCCAAGAGCCGCAGGCCGGCCTCGACGCCGAGGCCGAGTCGCCGGTGATCGCCGAGCTGGCGGTCGCCACGCCCCGCGTTGAGGCCGCCGCGCCCGCCACAGGGGTGGCGGTGCTGCGTCTAGCAGGCGGGTTGTACGGCGTTTCGGCAGCCGACGGCGCGCTCCTGTGGCGCAGGTACGTCGGCGCCGCGCCAAACCTTGGCGCGCCGCTGCGGATCGGCGACGACGTGGTGGCGGTCGACTCCCGCCGGCAGGAGCTGGTGCGATTGCGGGCGGCGGACGGCGAGCTCGTGTGGCGCACGCCGCTAGGCGATGATCTCTCCCAGCCGGCGTTGGTCGAAGGCCGCCTGCTCACGCCCGGCGCGTCCGGAAAGCTCTTCGTGGTGGATGCCGAGTCGGGCGACTCGGCCGGATACGTCCAGTTCGCACAGCCGCTCCGCACTCCCCCCGCGTACGACGCCGAGAACCAGGCCATCTACCTGGCGGGCGATCACTCCAGCCTATACAGCCTGTCTGCCAAGGACCTGTCCTGCCTGGGCGTGTTCTACCTGGGGCACGCCAAGGGCAGCATCGCCACGGCGCCAATCGCCCTGCAGGGCCGTGTTCTCGTGCTCGAGAACGACGGCGCCGAGACCTCCACCCTTCACGTGCTGGGGGTCGACGAGCGGCGATCGATCGACCGGCGGCTGCAGACGCAGCGGATCAGCGGCCTCGTCACCGAGCCGCCGATCACCTTCGCCCGCCGCGTGGCGGTCGCGACCGACACCGGGCACGTCGATGTGTTCGAAGTCTCGGCCGAGGACGACGCACAGCCAATCGTGCTGCTCGCCTCTCGTCAACCGACGCGAATGCGCCGCGGGCCACGCTACGCGGGCGTGCACGACGGGGAGCTCTGGCTCGCCGAGGTGGGCCTGTTCCGCTACTCCATCTCGCCCAGCGGCAACCGACTGCCGGTGCGGGACGTCGCGGACCCGTTCCGCCGTGACACATTCGTCTCCCCGCTCATCATCCAGGACGGCGCGCTGATTCACGCCCGCAAACGCCCCGGGCGTCCTGGCGTGTCGATCGGCGCCACGGACCTGCGGAGCGGCAAGTCTTACTGGGAGACCGATCTCGCGGCGCCGCCGGCGGGAGCTCCGGTCTCGCGGGCCGGATCCAACGGGCTGCTGCACGCGACCGCGGCCGGAAGCGTGTTCCGCATCGATTCAGCGCCCGCCCGCTTCGCCGTCGCCACGCCGGCGAAATCCGACGCGACCGACGCCGCACCAGTCTTCGAGTTGGCTAGCGGTCAATCCGACGGGTCGGCCGTCTACTGGGACGCCACCGATGGCCGCGCAGCTCACGCCGGCCGCAACGGCAGCCCTAGCTACGCGCTCCCCGGCCAGGTGGCGTGCGAGCCCGCCGCGATCGGCGCCGGCTGGGTGGTGCCGCTCGCCATGGGGCAGGTCCATTGCCTCAGCGGCGAAACCGGCCAGCCACTGGCCGCCCCGTATCAACCGATCCTCAAGCCGGGAGAGCGGGTCCACTGGCAGACGCCGGGCGTCGACGGCCGGCGGATCGTGATCGCCGACGACCGTTCGATCACCGCGCTCGAGCTGGTCGATGACGGCGCCGCCCGGCTAGAAGAAATCCACCGCGTTGAGGCCGCCGGGCCCGACGCCGCGCAGGGCCGCATCGCGGTCGCCGGCGGGCTGGCGTTTGTTCCGCGGGCCAACGGCCGGGTCACCGCCCTTGCAACCGACTCGCTCGAGGAGGCCGGCGTGGTCGACCCCGGGGCGGCCGTGTTGTGGGGCCCGTACGCGGTAGACGATCAGAGCGTGCTGGTCGCGACCGCGGGTGATGAACTCCTCTGCATCCGCGCCACGGACCCCAGCCAGCCGGCCTGGCGGACCACGGTCACGGCGTCCGACCTGGTCGGTGCGCCCGCTGCTAGCGACGGCGCCGCAATCCTGGCGACGCGTTCCGGGTCGTTGACGCGGCTCAGTCTTGCCGACGGCGCCTCAACCGGAGGCCTCGACGTCGGCCAGCGGCTCGCCGCCGGTCCGGCGCTATTCGGCGGCGACGTCGCGCTCGCCACGCCGGATGGCGCCCTGGTTATTGTCCCACAGCCGTGA